A stretch of the Dyella telluris genome encodes the following:
- a CDS encoding alpha/beta fold hydrolase gives MNAPVEREVRLPHLRLRAQVWGDQAAPPLLTLHGWLDNAGSYARLAPLLAERWQVIALELPGHGHSDHLPPGAHYHFVEYVRSVLEAIDALALERFHLMGHSLGAGIASLVAAAKPERIDRLLLIEGLGPIADDGHHTLRQFRDAMASTATGRSLRAFPSVDMAISARTMASGLPADQARPIVERGLRQTEHGWHWRSDARVNRPSSIRLAETQVRALLRGIEAPTALLLAQPDTPYLPGTRMRERAACVSDIAVTPMEGGHHLQLEHPQAVADWAHAHLDGRKA, from the coding sequence ATGAACGCCCCCGTCGAACGCGAGGTGCGCCTGCCGCACCTGCGCCTGCGTGCCCAGGTGTGGGGTGACCAGGCCGCACCGCCACTGCTGACGCTGCACGGCTGGCTGGATAATGCCGGCAGCTATGCACGCCTGGCGCCCCTGCTGGCCGAACGCTGGCAGGTGATTGCGCTGGAACTGCCGGGCCACGGCCATTCCGACCACCTGCCGCCAGGCGCGCATTACCACTTCGTGGAATACGTGCGCTCGGTGCTGGAAGCCATCGACGCGCTGGCGCTGGAGCGCTTTCATCTGATGGGCCACTCGCTGGGCGCGGGCATCGCGTCGCTGGTTGCCGCAGCGAAGCCCGAACGCATCGACCGGCTGCTGCTGATCGAAGGCCTGGGCCCTATCGCGGATGACGGCCACCACACCCTGCGCCAGTTCCGCGACGCCATGGCGAGCACCGCCACCGGGCGCTCGCTGCGCGCCTTCCCGTCCGTGGACATGGCGATCAGTGCGCGCACCATGGCCAGCGGCCTGCCCGCCGATCAGGCGCGACCCATCGTGGAACGCGGGCTGCGCCAGACCGAACATGGCTGGCACTGGCGCAGCGATGCGCGGGTCAACCGCCCCTCCTCCATCCGGCTGGCGGAAACGCAGGTGCGCGCGCTGCTGCGCGGCATCGAAGCGCCCACCGCCTTGCTGCTGGCGCAGCCGGACACGCCGTACCTGCCTGGCACGCGCATGCGCGAGCGGGCGGCCTGCGTGAGCGACATTGCGGTGACGCCCATGGAAGGCGGCCATCACCTGCAACTGGAACACCCCCAGGCCGTGGCCGACTGGGCCCACGCGCATCTGGATGGCCGGAAGGCCTGA
- a CDS encoding helix-turn-helix transcriptional regulator, which yields MQHLQRSNYGQPEQLRQLGGLLISATPYAGDSALPWHEHDEAYLCLVAAGGYTQHSGNGDIDCRPGLLLSHPQGHRHANRFSPSGARCISMHLGDTAGAGVTRLLSEHRQLRLPEGDRLLARIERELRATDDAAPLALHAAVLELVALACRADDERRPAWLQRVLDRLHDDPLATPSLHELAALAGVHPSHLARSFQRAKGTSVGEYQRGLRIALARKALTETHDSIADVAALAGFTDQSHFARVFRRMTGETPRDYRHRAQTAC from the coding sequence ATGCAGCACCTCCAGCGCAGCAACTACGGCCAGCCCGAGCAGCTCAGGCAACTGGGTGGCCTGCTGATTTCCGCGACGCCTTATGCAGGCGACAGCGCGCTGCCCTGGCATGAGCACGACGAGGCGTACCTGTGCCTGGTCGCTGCGGGCGGCTACACCCAGCATTCGGGCAACGGCGACATCGACTGCCGGCCGGGCCTGCTGCTGTCGCATCCACAGGGACATCGTCACGCCAATCGCTTCAGTCCATCGGGCGCGCGCTGCATCAGCATGCATCTGGGCGACACCGCGGGCGCGGGTGTCACGCGCTTGCTGAGTGAGCACCGGCAACTGCGCCTGCCTGAGGGCGACCGCCTGCTCGCCCGTATCGAGCGCGAGCTTCGCGCCACGGACGATGCCGCACCGCTGGCGCTGCATGCCGCCGTGCTGGAACTGGTGGCGCTGGCCTGTCGCGCTGACGATGAGCGGCGCCCGGCATGGCTGCAGCGCGTGCTCGATCGCCTGCATGACGATCCACTGGCTACGCCCTCGCTACATGAACTGGCAGCGCTCGCCGGCGTGCATCCTTCGCACCTGGCGCGCAGTTTCCAGCGCGCCAAGGGCACATCGGTGGGTGAATACCAGCGCGGCCTGCGCATCGCGCTGGCGCGCAAGGCGCTGACCGAAACGCATGACTCCATCGCCGACGTGGCCGCGCTCGCTGGCTTCACCGACCAGAGCCATTTCGCCCGCGTGTTCCGACGCATGACCGGCGAGACCCCGCGTGACTACCGGCACAGAGCGCAAACGGCGTGCTGA
- a CDS encoding aspartyl protease family protein, protein MSYPASPLLALLLAACLGQALATPAGDGNAVLDTMRQAHGAARWNDVAGLQATGKEDGDGLSGPWQTAVDLRNGQYIARMRNDVFGAAQGIDAQGQWREDITGMVHPLDSDEARAVGVTEGWLRRFGYLDSQAAVTYHRLPDAQDGGHIYQRIETTPPGGRTVTLWIDGTTHLVDRAIYATSFLVATERYADYRKVDGLTLPFRITSARANLAGNSDGESVDTVEQYRLLTRAPSAALQRPEGKVLDVSMANQAHDATTTLRVEGGIVMVDVSIDGRPPMPFILDTGGHAILTVDAAKKMGFQTQGQGVSGGSGSGTMSTSYTRVHDTALGDAHIRDLTYTVLPYPFSFYDRGDGAPIAGILGLEMFERFAITFDYDHHQLRLQPYDQGEAPPAMKGDAVTLRFTDDMPLAQASQDGHAGMFGIDTGNAGYLLTFPQWAARNGIARRYEAGLPIPTGGVGGLFTAHVAHARAFTLGSQTLDNVAAMLTRTDAGATGNPSEAGNIGQDILARYNVHFDYRRQQMVLMPRAQPPVWHYGMAGFRAEKHQEHPDRFNVINVMPGSPAQDAGLKQGDAIVAVNGKPARTLGFGQLRDLSSHLPEGTPLVLKLADGREVTMAMRDMAPK, encoded by the coding sequence ATGTCGTATCCCGCCAGCCCCCTGCTTGCCCTGCTGCTCGCCGCCTGCCTGGGCCAGGCACTGGCCACGCCTGCGGGCGATGGCAACGCGGTGCTGGACACCATGCGCCAGGCCCACGGCGCCGCGCGCTGGAACGACGTGGCGGGCCTGCAGGCCACCGGCAAGGAAGACGGCGACGGGCTGTCGGGGCCGTGGCAGACCGCCGTGGACCTGCGCAACGGCCAATACATCGCCCGCATGCGCAACGACGTGTTCGGCGCGGCCCAGGGCATCGATGCGCAGGGGCAGTGGCGCGAAGACATCACCGGCATGGTGCATCCGCTCGATTCGGACGAAGCCCGCGCGGTGGGCGTGACCGAAGGCTGGCTGCGCCGCTTCGGTTACCTCGATTCGCAGGCAGCCGTTACCTACCACCGGCTGCCCGATGCACAGGACGGCGGCCACATCTACCAGCGCATCGAGACCACGCCGCCGGGCGGGCGCACCGTGACGCTGTGGATCGACGGAACCACTCACCTGGTGGATCGCGCGATCTATGCCACCTCGTTTCTCGTCGCCACCGAACGCTACGCCGACTATCGCAAGGTCGACGGCCTCACGCTGCCCTTCCGCATCACCAGCGCGCGCGCCAACCTGGCCGGCAACAGCGACGGCGAAAGCGTGGACACGGTGGAGCAATACCGCCTGCTCACCCGTGCGCCCAGCGCTGCGCTGCAACGCCCGGAGGGCAAGGTGCTCGACGTGAGCATGGCCAACCAGGCCCACGACGCAACGACCACGCTGCGCGTGGAAGGCGGCATCGTGATGGTCGACGTGAGCATCGATGGCCGGCCGCCGATGCCCTTCATCCTCGATACCGGCGGCCACGCCATCCTCACCGTCGATGCGGCGAAAAAGATGGGTTTCCAGACGCAGGGGCAAGGCGTCAGCGGAGGATCGGGCTCGGGCACCATGAGCACCTCGTACACCAGGGTGCACGACACCGCGCTGGGCGATGCGCACATCCGCGACCTCACCTACACCGTGCTGCCCTATCCCTTCAGCTTCTACGACCGCGGCGACGGCGCACCGATCGCCGGCATCCTGGGGCTGGAGATGTTCGAGCGCTTCGCCATCACCTTCGACTACGACCATCACCAGTTGCGGCTGCAGCCATACGATCAAGGCGAGGCACCGCCCGCCATGAAGGGCGATGCCGTGACATTGCGCTTCACCGATGACATGCCCCTGGCGCAGGCCAGCCAGGATGGTCACGCCGGCATGTTCGGCATCGACACCGGCAATGCCGGCTACCTGCTCACTTTCCCGCAATGGGCCGCGCGCAACGGCATCGCCAGGCGCTACGAAGCGGGCCTGCCCATTCCCACCGGCGGCGTCGGCGGCCTGTTCACCGCACACGTCGCGCACGCCAGAGCGTTCACCCTGGGCTCGCAGACCCTGGACAACGTGGCCGCCATGCTCACGCGTACCGATGCCGGCGCCACCGGCAACCCCAGCGAAGCCGGCAACATCGGCCAGGACATCCTGGCGCGCTACAACGTCCACTTCGACTATCGCCGCCAGCAGATGGTGCTGATGCCACGGGCCCAGCCGCCCGTGTGGCACTACGGCATGGCAGGCTTTCGGGCCGAGAAGCACCAGGAGCACCCGGATCGCTTCAACGTCATCAACGTCATGCCCGGCAGCCCCGCGCAGGATGCGGGACTCAAGCAGGGCGACGCCATTGTCGCGGTGAACGGCAAGCCTGCCCGCACGCTGGGATTCGGCCAGCTGCGCGACCTGAGCAGCCATCTGCCCGAAGGTACGCCACTGGTGCTGAAACTGGCCGATGGGCGGGAAGTAACGATGGCGATGAGGGATATGGCGCCGAAGTGA
- a CDS encoding REP-associated tyrosine transposase encodes MRQISGHHALRKGRVSLPNHTYLLTAVAAFRRPVFKNLDIARATSRCIHDPLSWGDAELLCWVLMPDHWHGLIRLGESDSLALVMNRFKARTAKQLHCGQTGLVWARGFHDRALRCDEDERRAARYIVANPLRSGLVDNVLDYPYWNSAWL; translated from the coding sequence ATGCGACAGATATCGGGGCATCATGCATTACGGAAAGGCAGGGTCTCCCTGCCGAACCATACCTATCTATTGACGGCCGTTGCGGCATTTCGCAGACCGGTGTTCAAGAACTTGGACATCGCGCGCGCAACGAGTCGATGCATCCACGATCCACTAAGTTGGGGTGATGCCGAACTTCTCTGCTGGGTGCTGATGCCGGATCATTGGCATGGACTGATACGTTTGGGTGAAAGTGACTCGCTGGCCCTTGTCATGAACCGCTTCAAGGCAAGGACTGCCAAGCAGTTGCACTGTGGTCAGACAGGCTTGGTCTGGGCACGTGGGTTCCATGATCGGGCGCTTCGTTGCGATGAGGATGAGCGCCGCGCAGCGCGTTACATCGTCGCGAACCCCTTGCGCTCCGGTCTCGTGGACAACGTGCTCGACTATCCCTATTGGAACAGCGCCTGGTTGTAG
- a CDS encoding dipeptidyl-peptidase 3 family protein produces the protein MRRHLLALSLFAVLAGCSSHDNNAPAEQGASQAPASTAPAVPPPSTDADIATQRMANYASVKLSADLSSFDDKQKQMIALLIEAADVTNDIYWQQSWGDKAALMARIPDDVTRRFAEINYGPWDRLDNDQPFVAGVGPRPAGAQFYPADMTKDEFDKADLKDKTGLYTLLRRDAQNKLVTVPYHEAYKSDLERAAGLLRQAADLSADKEFAGYLKKRADALLSDDYRPSDFAWMSMKNNPVDIVIGPIETYEDQLYGYKASYESYVLVKDQAWSAKLARFAKYLPELQRELPVDDKYKAEKPGSDADLNAYFAVYYAGDANVGAKTIAINLPNDEEVQLKKGTRRLQLENVMQAKFDKIMLPIAKELIADDQQSHLTFDAFFENTMFHEVAHGLGIKNTLDGKGMVRTALKDQASSFEEGKADILGLYMVSKLADKGELDKSKLMDNYVTFLAGILRSVRFGASDAHAKANMVRFNFFQQQGAFTRDSTTGRYRVDFDKMTAAMNALSAKLLTIQGDGDYDAAKKLTDSMGNVDATLAGDLKRLDQAKIPVDITFEQGLDVLGLRKP, from the coding sequence ATGCGCCGCCATCTCCTTGCCCTGAGTCTTTTCGCCGTCCTGGCCGGCTGCAGCTCGCACGACAACAACGCACCTGCCGAACAGGGCGCTTCCCAGGCGCCGGCCAGCACCGCACCCGCCGTGCCGCCGCCGTCGACGGATGCCGACATCGCCACACAGCGCATGGCGAACTACGCGTCGGTCAAGCTCAGCGCCGACCTGTCCAGCTTCGACGACAAGCAGAAGCAGATGATTGCGCTGCTGATCGAGGCGGCCGACGTCACCAACGACATCTACTGGCAGCAGTCCTGGGGCGACAAGGCCGCACTGATGGCGCGCATCCCCGATGACGTCACCCGTCGTTTCGCCGAGATCAACTACGGCCCGTGGGATCGCCTGGACAACGACCAGCCGTTTGTCGCCGGCGTGGGTCCGCGCCCGGCGGGCGCCCAGTTCTATCCGGCCGACATGACCAAGGACGAGTTCGACAAGGCCGACCTCAAGGACAAGACCGGTCTCTACACCCTGCTGCGCCGCGATGCGCAGAACAAGCTGGTGACCGTCCCCTACCACGAAGCCTACAAGTCCGATCTGGAACGAGCCGCCGGACTGCTGCGTCAGGCGGCCGATCTCTCGGCCGACAAGGAATTCGCGGGTTACCTGAAGAAGCGCGCCGATGCGCTGCTCAGTGACGACTATCGCCCCAGCGATTTCGCCTGGATGTCGATGAAGAACAATCCCGTCGACATTGTCATCGGCCCGATCGAAACCTATGAAGACCAGCTCTACGGCTACAAGGCCAGCTACGAGAGCTACGTGCTGGTGAAGGATCAGGCGTGGAGCGCGAAGCTCGCGCGCTTTGCCAAGTACCTGCCCGAGCTGCAGCGCGAACTGCCGGTGGACGACAAGTACAAGGCCGAAAAGCCCGGTAGCGACGCCGACCTCAACGCCTACTTCGCCGTGTACTACGCGGGTGATGCCAACGTCGGCGCCAAGACCATCGCCATCAACCTGCCCAACGACGAGGAAGTGCAGCTGAAGAAGGGCACGCGCCGCCTGCAGCTGGAAAACGTGATGCAGGCGAAGTTCGACAAGATCATGCTGCCCATCGCGAAGGAGCTGATTGCCGACGACCAGCAATCGCACCTGACTTTCGACGCTTTCTTCGAGAACACCATGTTCCACGAAGTGGCGCATGGCCTGGGCATCAAGAACACGCTGGACGGCAAGGGCATGGTGCGCACGGCGCTGAAGGACCAGGCCTCCAGTTTCGAGGAAGGCAAGGCCGACATCCTTGGCCTGTACATGGTCTCCAAGCTGGCCGACAAGGGCGAGCTCGACAAGTCGAAGCTGATGGACAACTACGTCACCTTCCTTGCCGGCATCCTGCGCTCGGTGCGCTTCGGTGCAAGCGACGCGCATGCCAAGGCCAACATGGTGCGCTTCAACTTCTTCCAGCAGCAGGGCGCCTTCACCCGTGATTCAACCACCGGCCGCTATCGCGTGGACTTCGACAAGATGACAGCGGCCATGAACGCACTGTCCGCCAAACTGCTCACCATCCAGGGCGACGGCGACTACGACGCCGCGAAGAAACTCACCGACAGCATGGGCAACGTGGATGCCACCCTGGCCGGCGACCTGAAGCGGCTGGATCAGGCGAAGATCCCGGTGGACATCACCTTCGAGCAGGGGCTGGATGTGTTGGGGTTGCGCAAGCCCTGA
- a CDS encoding ABC transporter permease has translation MNKPVTNTMTRTRAFLTVFLKEVKENLRDRRTIISAFLTGPLLGPLILVMMLNVTLNRQFDKAEKPLPVPVIGAAHAPNLINALKASGIVPKAPIGDPELAVRKQDADVVLRISPDYADAWRKGEAVQVELIYDSSQRDANAAVERVTQVVETYARQQGAMRLVARGLSPSTAWPVVAARRDQATAQARAALMFSILPYFFVLTIFVGGMYLAIDLTAGERERQSLEPLFANPVPRWKILAGKLAAICTFSAASLLISLLAFSVVGRFIPTEKLGMELDLGPRFGGQVLLLMVPLIALLAALQSMVAAFAKSYREAQTYLSLLMFVPVLPSILLSTMPVKAQGWMYAVPLLGQHLGIMQLLRGDGLTPQQAGLCLAGSVAAALVAVLATARLYQSERLAISG, from the coding sequence ATGAACAAGCCCGTGACGAACACCATGACGCGCACGCGGGCCTTCCTCACCGTGTTCCTCAAGGAGGTGAAGGAAAACCTGCGCGATCGCCGCACCATCATCAGCGCCTTCTTGACCGGACCACTGCTGGGGCCGCTGATCCTGGTGATGATGCTCAACGTGACGCTCAACCGTCAGTTCGACAAGGCCGAGAAGCCCTTGCCGGTGCCGGTGATTGGCGCCGCGCACGCGCCCAACCTGATCAACGCGCTGAAGGCCTCGGGCATCGTGCCCAAGGCGCCCATCGGCGACCCGGAACTTGCCGTGCGCAAGCAGGATGCCGACGTGGTGCTGCGCATTTCGCCCGACTATGCCGACGCGTGGCGCAAGGGCGAGGCCGTGCAGGTGGAGTTGATCTATGACTCCTCGCAGCGCGACGCCAATGCGGCCGTGGAACGCGTGACACAAGTAGTGGAAACCTACGCGCGCCAGCAGGGTGCGATGCGCCTGGTGGCGCGTGGCCTTTCGCCGAGCACGGCGTGGCCGGTGGTTGCCGCCAGGCGTGACCAGGCCACGGCGCAGGCGCGCGCGGCGTTGATGTTCTCCATCCTGCCGTACTTTTTCGTGCTCACCATCTTTGTCGGCGGCATGTACCTGGCCATTGATCTCACCGCGGGCGAACGTGAGCGACAGTCGCTGGAACCGCTGTTTGCCAATCCAGTGCCGCGCTGGAAGATCCTGGCGGGCAAGCTGGCGGCCATCTGCACTTTCTCCGCGGCCAGCCTGCTGATCAGCCTGCTGGCCTTCAGTGTGGTCGGGCGGTTCATTCCCACGGAAAAGCTGGGCATGGAACTGGATCTGGGCCCCCGCTTCGGCGGCCAGGTGCTGCTGCTGATGGTGCCGCTGATCGCGCTGCTGGCAGCCTTGCAGTCCATGGTGGCCGCCTTCGCCAAGAGCTATCGCGAGGCGCAGACCTACCTGTCGCTGCTCATGTTCGTGCCGGTGCTTCCGAGCATCCTGCTCTCTACCATGCCGGTGAAGGCGCAAGGCTGGATGTATGCGGTGCCGCTGTTGGGCCAGCACCTGGGCATCATGCAGCTGCTGCGCGGCGATGGTCTCACTCCGCAGCAGGCCGGACTATGCCTGGCAGGCAGCGTCGCCGCTGCGCTGGTGGCGGTGCTGGCGACGGCGCGTCTTTACCAATCGGAGCGGTTGGCGATTTCGGGCTGA
- a CDS encoding ATP-binding cassette domain-containing protein yields the protein MIEVKELHKAFGVVKAVDGVSFKARDGEITGLLGPNGAGKTTTLRMLYTLMVPDRGQVLVDGIDAAKDALAVRRQLGVLPDARGLYKRLTARENIDYFARLHGLPEEVIASRREALVKALEMEDIGDRRTEGFSQGQRVKTAIARALIHDPRNVILDEPTNGLDVMATRALRQFMQRLKNEGRCVLFSSHIMQEVAALCDRIVVIANGRVVADESPQALREQTGEANLEDAFVKIIGSEEGLAA from the coding sequence ATGATCGAGGTAAAGGAACTGCACAAGGCGTTTGGCGTCGTGAAGGCCGTGGATGGGGTGAGCTTCAAGGCGCGCGACGGCGAGATCACCGGACTGCTCGGCCCCAACGGCGCGGGCAAGACCACCACGCTGCGCATGCTCTACACCTTGATGGTGCCCGACCGCGGACAGGTGCTGGTGGACGGCATCGACGCCGCCAAGGACGCACTCGCCGTGCGTCGCCAGCTCGGCGTGCTGCCGGACGCGCGCGGCCTGTACAAGCGCCTGACTGCCCGCGAGAACATCGACTACTTCGCGCGCCTGCACGGCTTGCCCGAGGAGGTCATCGCCAGTCGGCGGGAGGCGCTGGTGAAGGCGCTGGAGATGGAAGACATCGGCGACCGCCGCACCGAGGGCTTTTCGCAGGGCCAGCGCGTGAAGACCGCGATTGCGCGCGCGCTCATCCATGACCCGCGCAACGTGATCCTCGACGAACCCACCAACGGGCTGGACGTGATGGCCACGCGTGCGTTACGCCAGTTCATGCAGCGCCTGAAAAACGAAGGCCGCTGCGTGCTGTTCTCCAGCCACATCATGCAGGAGGTCGCCGCGCTGTGCGATCGCATCGTGGTGATCGCCAACGGCCGCGTGGTGGCTGACGAATCGCCGCAGGCGCTGCGCGAGCAGACCGGCGAGGCGAATCTGGAGGACGCCTTCGTGAAGATCATCGGCAGCGAAGAAGGACTCGCCGCATGA
- a CDS encoding alpha/beta hydrolase — MAIKGRTALRIGAVVIGLAALGWKNFHPASSVPASDVADTATTSAPVDHPSTPVVPPTWKLGSLTLTPCELGQPNSGLSTAAWCAPFEVPENRDDPHSRKIALKLAVIRSSAQVASKDMLVMLAGGPGQAATESWPGVSAALQPLTAHRHVVLLDQRGTGGSHPLTCKDEGEGTEGGSEDIDASADRQKQETLRCLKQLEDHADPRYYTTTIAAQDLEDVRKALGSPTFDLVGVSYGTRMAQQYAMRYPQAVRSLVLDGVVPNELVLGEDFARNLDDALKLQFAQCTANEACRKRFSDPYQTLYQLRDALRANPHKVSFRDPQNYQTVQRTLSEYSLASVVRMFAYSPLTAALLPLSIDAAAHGDVGPLLGQAKLLSGDLSDTMNGGMQLSVICSEDADLLTSREEDAHTILGTRMVDTLRTTCAVWPKGSRPADFHEPLKTDTPALLFSGQLDPVTPPRYGEQVAKNLPNSRHFVLTGQGHNVINAGCAPQLVKHFIEDLNPKALDATCLKRLQVTPTFIDFNGATP, encoded by the coding sequence ATGGCAATCAAGGGCCGAACGGCCTTGCGCATCGGCGCAGTAGTCATCGGACTGGCCGCGCTGGGATGGAAGAATTTCCATCCGGCATCCAGCGTGCCGGCGAGCGATGTTGCCGACACCGCTACGACAAGTGCACCGGTCGATCATCCGTCAACGCCGGTGGTTCCGCCGACATGGAAACTCGGCTCGCTCACGCTGACCCCCTGCGAACTGGGGCAGCCCAACAGTGGCCTCTCGACGGCGGCCTGGTGCGCGCCGTTCGAGGTGCCGGAGAACCGCGATGACCCGCACAGCCGCAAGATCGCGCTGAAACTCGCGGTCATCCGCAGCAGCGCCCAGGTCGCCAGCAAGGACATGCTGGTGATGCTGGCGGGCGGTCCCGGCCAGGCGGCCACCGAATCGTGGCCGGGCGTATCGGCGGCGCTGCAACCGCTCACCGCGCATCGTCACGTCGTACTGCTCGATCAGCGAGGCACCGGTGGATCCCATCCGCTGACCTGCAAGGACGAAGGCGAGGGCACCGAAGGCGGTTCGGAAGACATCGACGCCAGCGCGGACCGGCAGAAGCAGGAAACCCTGCGCTGCCTGAAGCAACTCGAAGACCACGCCGATCCGCGCTACTACACCACCACCATTGCGGCGCAGGACCTGGAAGACGTGCGCAAGGCGCTGGGCTCGCCCACCTTCGACCTGGTCGGCGTGTCCTACGGCACGCGCATGGCGCAGCAGTACGCCATGCGTTATCCGCAGGCCGTGCGTAGCCTGGTGCTGGACGGCGTGGTGCCGAATGAGCTGGTGCTGGGCGAGGACTTCGCGCGCAACCTCGATGACGCACTGAAGTTGCAGTTTGCCCAGTGCACCGCCAACGAGGCCTGCCGCAAGCGCTTCAGCGACCCGTACCAGACGCTTTACCAGCTGCGCGACGCGCTGCGTGCCAACCCGCACAAGGTGAGTTTCCGCGACCCGCAGAACTACCAGACCGTGCAGCGCACGCTGAGCGAGTACTCGTTGGCCAGCGTGGTGCGCATGTTTGCCTATTCGCCGCTCACCGCAGCCCTGCTGCCGTTGTCCATCGACGCCGCCGCCCATGGCGACGTGGGGCCTTTGCTCGGCCAGGCCAAGCTGCTCTCGGGTGATCTGTCGGACACCATGAACGGCGGCATGCAGCTGTCGGTGATCTGCAGTGAAGATGCGGACCTGCTGACCTCTCGCGAAGAAGACGCACACACCATTCTTGGCACGCGCATGGTGGATACGCTGCGCACTACCTGCGCCGTGTGGCCCAAGGGTTCGCGCCCGGCGGATTTCCACGAGCCGCTGAAAACCGATACCCCGGCATTGTTGTTCTCAGGCCAGCTCGATCCGGTAACACCGCCGCGCTATGGCGAGCAGGTGGCGAAGAACCTGCCCAACTCGCGCCATTTCGTGCTCACCGGCCAGGGCCACAACGTGATCAATGCCGGATGCGCACCGCAGCTGGTGAAGCACTTCATCGAAGACCTCAACCCCAAGGCGCTGGACGCCACCTGCCTGAAGCGCCTGCAGGTCACGCCCACGTTCATCGATTTCAACGGAGCGACGCCATGA
- a CDS encoding helix-turn-helix transcriptional regulator gives MINRIRELRGDRGWSQADLAERLDVSRQTVNAIETGKYDPSLPLAFKIARLFGLSIESIFEPEAQAVVPPAVSRHPME, from the coding sequence ATGATCAACCGCATCCGTGAACTGCGCGGCGATCGCGGCTGGTCGCAGGCCGACCTGGCCGAACGACTGGACGTGTCGCGCCAGACCGTGAATGCCATCGAGACCGGCAAGTACGACCCGAGCCTGCCGCTGGCCTTCAAGATCGCGCGGCTGTTCGGTCTGTCCATCGAATCGATTTTCGAGCCCGAGGCGCAGGCGGTGGTTCCGCCCGCGGTTTCGCGCCATCCAATGGAGTGA